A region from the Romeriopsis navalis LEGE 11480 genome encodes:
- a CDS encoding trypsin-like peptidase domain-containing protein, whose amino-acid sequence MSFRLDQLLKASTVRVSTAGKAYEGMGFFFAPGLALTSAHVVEQAEGEMVQVFLPGERHAVPAEVKYRFPEEVGLIILQVQTTEALPCAYLDADIKPGDQGYTFGCTSTSRKVHRVMLECEGMMGSAIGISHLAGRSKHLQINGAPILNQRTGKVCGIVHTPKKGKTYRGEAVPMGIIFSEFPALSILQKEYHCQDNRWTTLLHPDLEALDGDWSYYNRGWIRREQSIRALLFLLRSASQWALIGARMRHVFPWRSIISLIKATFRGDLGSEIQRQYDHITRQLASNIDPHGSNQARALHRLDAQSWVVSSLMEMLISPEQDYASSSRLLWMLEILQEQRVYIQTLKRMPGNFYPQLESFKRKWKLLEHDEKYIDTSRVLSGLINRNTDTNFSLWYTIKFFLKDFILDLAQNSKLSAHGLERLFNMLVVNLRHAVPTPTASVEDLLRDLEEEVRQNPDLKVLQKVQILMTSVSGELVQGGPYRALKGSNTYHFSNKCKLYPERAQAEELARIVCYETEAEARQSHKPCKNCLNAEKLLDRRLSDWHDGELAEADLTTPAMPVAPAAPELPVLPKPTAVSQPSANVTVLPVGQHQPSADTSNVITPNFGASNPPAIQVPVTERAIPEAPAADAPMPETEPAIMDGEATVIQAAQPVETDREVANQTVSEVPDPALNPAETQSVEPAFTEPALSGNAQLTGFPVVQAADAAIAVATDDATGIATATTTTDTTATPSTVAAQLTEFPVIQVAGTTTDSTAAIATDTIADEVATDTAVASNDGVEVAPTAISETVEAAPEATPPVAAETTEAEHEDDAEAVSAQVEVEIAAAIAEVAQEIAAEAEQSNTVAQPTIASPAVANPEASIDLHALNTDALEDEEDEPFEMAAFFVPDGDQPAIDLTETATATKAEPPTTTAAAEPTSKVSAKQSTTKAKRRKAKEQQSPDKTTPRKVAAAPVEAEKTVKAKTATPAKTKTSQTKTRTTKSKKTLKDFVAAIAANKSLDTSAAPESDAAQPKATSKSDRQTKQAKATTSKATQTTAKSTGTTKKRTKKTTTKTAAKTTAQPSKSVKINSDKTSQSKVKTSKTTTAKTVAKAKAADTAQTSPESATTNSTPKNPKASKTRKSKSTAATADTAAVKSTQTKSKSKNPKVTRLADWATQDDAGNKPSNSDSTDTPVVNITEAKSARSGAAKKTTSKRTTKKPE is encoded by the coding sequence ATGTCTTTCAGACTGGATCAACTCCTCAAAGCCAGTACCGTCCGTGTATCTACTGCTGGCAAAGCCTACGAGGGCATGGGCTTTTTCTTCGCACCGGGTCTTGCCCTGACATCAGCGCATGTGGTGGAGCAAGCTGAAGGTGAAATGGTGCAGGTCTTCCTACCTGGGGAACGCCATGCCGTTCCGGCAGAAGTTAAGTACCGCTTTCCGGAGGAAGTCGGCTTAATTATTTTGCAAGTACAAACCACTGAAGCCTTGCCCTGCGCTTACCTCGATGCGGATATCAAACCCGGCGATCAGGGCTATACTTTCGGCTGCACTAGCACCTCTCGCAAAGTTCACCGGGTGATGCTGGAATGCGAAGGCATGATGGGCAGCGCGATCGGCATCTCCCACTTGGCTGGCCGGAGCAAACATCTACAAATCAATGGCGCACCGATCCTGAACCAGCGAACTGGCAAAGTCTGCGGCATCGTACATACACCCAAAAAAGGTAAAACCTATCGGGGCGAAGCTGTACCGATGGGGATTATCTTCTCAGAATTTCCAGCATTGTCCATCCTCCAAAAGGAATACCACTGCCAAGACAATCGTTGGACCACGCTACTCCATCCCGATCTTGAAGCCTTGGATGGAGACTGGAGTTACTACAATCGCGGCTGGATCCGGCGTGAGCAGTCGATTCGGGCGTTATTATTTCTGCTGCGCTCCGCTTCACAGTGGGCTTTAATCGGGGCCAGAATGCGCCATGTTTTCCCTTGGCGATCGATTATTTCGTTGATCAAAGCCACATTTCGCGGTGACTTAGGCTCTGAGATTCAGCGGCAATACGACCATATCACCCGTCAACTCGCCAGCAATATCGACCCGCACGGCAGCAATCAAGCCCGCGCCCTGCACCGCCTCGATGCGCAATCCTGGGTTGTGAGTAGCTTGATGGAAATGTTGATTAGCCCGGAGCAAGACTATGCCAGTAGCTCACGCTTGCTCTGGATGCTAGAGATTTTGCAAGAGCAACGGGTTTATATTCAAACCTTAAAGCGGATGCCGGGGAATTTCTATCCGCAGCTCGAAAGCTTCAAACGCAAGTGGAAGCTACTGGAGCATGACGAAAAGTATATTGATACAAGCCGCGTGCTCAGCGGTTTGATTAACCGCAATACCGATACCAACTTCTCACTTTGGTACACGATTAAATTCTTCCTCAAGGACTTTATCCTTGACCTCGCACAAAACTCGAAGCTCAGTGCCCATGGGCTCGAACGTTTGTTTAATATGCTCGTGGTTAACCTCCGCCACGCCGTTCCGACACCCACGGCTTCTGTCGAAGATCTATTGCGAGACTTAGAAGAAGAAGTCCGTCAGAATCCGGATCTGAAGGTGCTACAGAAAGTCCAGATCCTCATGACTTCCGTGTCTGGCGAACTGGTCCAAGGCGGGCCGTATCGCGCCTTGAAAGGCAGTAATACGTATCATTTCAGCAACAAGTGCAAACTTTATCCGGAACGGGCTCAAGCCGAAGAACTCGCACGCATTGTTTGCTATGAAACCGAAGCTGAGGCACGCCAGTCCCATAAACCCTGCAAGAATTGTCTCAATGCCGAAAAGCTGCTCGATCGCCGACTTTCCGATTGGCATGATGGCGAATTAGCCGAGGCTGATTTGACTACGCCAGCAATGCCTGTAGCGCCCGCCGCTCCAGAGCTACCCGTCTTACCTAAACCAACGGCAGTCAGCCAGCCCAGCGCCAACGTCACGGTGCTGCCTGTGGGGCAACATCAGCCCAGCGCTGATACATCCAATGTGATCACGCCCAATTTCGGGGCATCCAACCCACCCGCGATTCAGGTACCCGTAACCGAACGGGCCATCCCCGAAGCCCCAGCCGCCGATGCCCCAATGCCCGAAACCGAACCGGCAATCATGGATGGCGAAGCGACGGTTATTCAAGCTGCACAGCCGGTTGAGACAGACCGAGAAGTCGCAAATCAAACAGTTAGCGAAGTCCCCGATCCGGCCCTGAATCCGGCGGAAACACAGTCGGTTGAGCCAGCATTCACTGAACCAGCACTTTCAGGTAATGCACAACTGACTGGGTTCCCCGTGGTTCAAGCCGCAGATGCTGCAATTGCCGTAGCAACCGATGACGCAACTGGCATTGCCACAGCAACCACGACCACAGACACAACAGCGACCCCAAGCACGGTCGCAGCACAACTGACTGAATTCCCCGTTATTCAAGTCGCAGGCACGACCACCGATAGCACTGCGGCCATCGCCACAGACACGATCGCCGATGAAGTAGCGACAGACACCGCCGTAGCATCGAATGACGGGGTTGAGGTTGCACCCACTGCAATTAGCGAAACCGTTGAAGCTGCGCCTGAAGCCACACCGCCTGTGGCCGCTGAAACAACCGAAGCAGAACATGAAGACGATGCTGAGGCCGTCTCTGCACAAGTTGAAGTCGAGATTGCCGCGGCGATCGCCGAAGTTGCCCAGGAAATTGCCGCCGAAGCGGAGCAAAGTAACACAGTCGCACAACCGACAATTGCGAGCCCCGCCGTCGCTAATCCGGAAGCCAGCATCGATTTACACGCATTGAATACCGATGCACTGGAAGATGAAGAAGACGAACCCTTTGAAATGGCCGCATTCTTCGTTCCAGACGGTGACCAACCCGCGATCGACCTCACCGAAACAGCGACAGCAACCAAGGCGGAGCCACCCACAACAACTGCCGCAGCCGAACCCACGTCCAAAGTAAGCGCGAAGCAAAGCACCACCAAGGCCAAGCGCCGCAAAGCTAAGGAGCAGCAATCCCCGGATAAAACCACACCCCGGAAAGTTGCCGCCGCACCTGTAGAAGCAGAGAAAACGGTCAAAGCAAAAACTGCGACCCCGGCCAAAACTAAGACCAGTCAAACAAAAACTCGTACCACCAAGTCCAAGAAAACCTTGAAGGACTTTGTGGCCGCGATCGCCGCGAACAAGTCCTTAGATACTAGCGCCGCACCGGAGAGTGATGCGGCACAGCCAAAGGCGACGAGTAAATCGGATCGCCAAACGAAACAAGCCAAGGCGACCACATCAAAAGCCACCCAAACAACGGCCAAGAGCACTGGTACAACTAAGAAACGTACGAAAAAAACGACGACTAAAACAGCCGCTAAGACCACAGCGCAGCCGTCGAAATCGGTCAAAATCAACTCAGACAAAACATCTCAGTCAAAAGTCAAAACAAGTAAAACCACTACTGCAAAAACAGTGGCCAAGGCGAAGGCGGCTGACACCGCCCAAACAAGTCCTGAAAGCGCAACCACCAACTCAACGCCGAAAAACCCAAAGGCTAGCAAAACTCGCAAATCCAAGTCGACCGCAGCAACGGCTGATACCGCTGCTGTCAAATCGACCCAAACCAAGTCCAAGTCCAAAAATCCGAAGGTAACGCGGCTAGCAGACTGGGCCACCCAGGATGATGCAGGGAACAAACCCAGCAACTCCGACAGCACCGATACGCCAGTGGTCAATATCACCGAGGCAAAATCGGCGCGCAGTGGGGCGGCGAAGAAAACGACGTCAAAGCGGACAACCAAGAAGCCGGAGTAA
- the trhO gene encoding oxygen-dependent tRNA uridine(34) hydroxylase TrhO has translation MAYLVAAFYKFVSLSDCHSIRSTLLERCADQGVKGTILLAEEGINGTICGTEASVRNVFAYLEQDSRFARLDIKESWSPQMSFAKLKVKVKKEIVTFGQPQANPAKQVGTYVKPEDWNAVIADPEVLVIDTRNDFEVGVGSFQRAVNPQTNSFREFPEYVEQLDPETHKKVAMFCTGGIRCEKASAYMLDQGFDQVYHLEGGILKYLETVPADDSLWEGECYVFDQRVTVIHGVEPGSYDNCAGCGHPVSPAEMQSPQYEAGISCPHCYDKLTDDQRERFTERKKQILLKRERAAQG, from the coding sequence ATGGCTTACCTCGTCGCTGCCTTTTACAAATTTGTTTCGCTCTCTGACTGCCATAGTATCCGGAGTACACTGCTGGAACGATGCGCGGACCAGGGTGTCAAAGGCACAATCTTACTGGCCGAAGAGGGGATTAACGGCACAATTTGCGGTACGGAGGCGAGCGTGCGCAATGTCTTCGCATACCTAGAGCAAGACTCGCGATTTGCACGTCTGGATATTAAGGAATCTTGGTCGCCACAGATGAGCTTTGCCAAGCTCAAGGTGAAAGTCAAAAAAGAAATTGTCACCTTCGGCCAACCCCAAGCCAATCCCGCCAAACAAGTTGGCACTTACGTGAAACCGGAAGACTGGAACGCGGTGATCGCCGATCCAGAAGTACTGGTGATTGATACGAGGAATGATTTTGAGGTCGGCGTCGGCAGTTTTCAGCGCGCGGTGAATCCCCAAACCAATTCCTTTCGCGAGTTCCCAGAATACGTCGAACAACTCGACCCAGAAACCCATAAAAAAGTGGCAATGTTCTGTACTGGCGGAATCCGGTGTGAGAAAGCCTCAGCCTATATGCTCGACCAAGGGTTTGATCAGGTGTACCACTTAGAAGGTGGAATTTTGAAATATCTGGAAACAGTTCCGGCAGACGACAGTCTATGGGAGGGAGAGTGCTATGTCTTCGATCAACGGGTCACAGTGATCCACGGCGTCGAGCCCGGTTCTTACGATAACTGTGCGGGTTGTGGCCATCCCGTATCACCGGCGGAAATGCAGTCGCCACAATATGAAGCGGGTATTTCTTGCCCCCATTGCTATGACAAGCTCACAGACGACCAGCGAGAGCGCTTCACGGAACGCAAAAAGCAAATCCTGCTCAAGCGCGAACGCGCGGCTCAAGGCTAA
- the dacB gene encoding D-alanyl-D-alanine carboxypeptidase/D-alanyl-D-alanine endopeptidase, with the protein MRYRPGLISLAAITFANLAVPSAAVATQSNAICAIDLARRVDQIINQSAFDRARWGLLIQTLNRQPSRRQTLIDRGSQKYFIPASNAKLLTTAAALQRLGSRYRIRTSILGQQITPGTWDLQVVGRGDPSLDDAKLQQLVQQLKTRGIQQVNRLVLDDRYFGTDLVNPSWDWGDLNSGYGSIANSLIVNLNYHSLTLTPQRQGQPLKLSWNNRNAISGFKIDNQTLTVSKTEPEFINISRDLGQPVLRIRGQLHEGGKPDVADLPTFSPAIVFRDRLNLALKQANIRVKHLSFANSQTRELPESVAFVESAPVAELIRETNTESDNLYAEVLLQTIGTAITAPTTFKITTKDNRRTAGLKVVNQTLEQIGVEPENYKLFDGSGLARMNLVSPQALVQTLQAMHYQPSGQIYRNSLPIAGKTGTLKYRFRNTPAAGIVQAKTGTLTGALSLSGYINPKQYQPLAFSILLNQSTESNTKQRKAIEAIVLLLTQLKDC; encoded by the coding sequence GTGCGCTATCGACCCGGATTGATTAGCCTTGCCGCAATAACATTCGCTAACCTCGCCGTCCCATCGGCCGCAGTCGCAACTCAGTCGAACGCAATTTGTGCGATCGATTTAGCCCGTCGGGTCGATCAGATCATCAATCAATCAGCGTTCGATCGCGCACGTTGGGGTTTATTGATCCAGACGCTAAATCGGCAACCCAGCCGCCGTCAAACGCTGATCGATCGTGGTAGCCAAAAGTACTTCATCCCCGCATCAAACGCCAAGCTCCTCACAACCGCCGCCGCGCTCCAAAGACTCGGCTCACGGTACAGAATTCGCACATCGATTCTCGGTCAACAAATCACCCCAGGAACCTGGGATCTCCAAGTTGTCGGACGCGGTGATCCCAGCCTAGATGATGCGAAATTGCAACAGCTCGTTCAACAACTAAAAACCCGTGGCATTCAGCAAGTGAACCGGCTGGTGCTCGACGATCGCTATTTTGGCACCGATCTGGTCAATCCAAGTTGGGATTGGGGCGATCTCAACTCTGGCTATGGTTCGATCGCGAACAGTTTGATTGTCAATCTCAACTATCACTCCCTCACCCTCACCCCCCAACGCCAAGGGCAACCACTCAAGCTGAGTTGGAACAATCGCAACGCCATCAGTGGATTCAAAATCGATAATCAAACTCTCACTGTCAGTAAAACTGAACCCGAATTTATCAATATCAGTCGTGACCTGGGCCAGCCCGTTCTCCGCATTCGGGGGCAACTGCATGAGGGGGGTAAACCCGATGTTGCCGATTTGCCGACATTCAGTCCGGCAATCGTCTTTCGCGATCGCCTCAACCTAGCGCTGAAACAAGCGAACATTCGCGTTAAGCACCTGAGCTTCGCCAATTCCCAAACCCGCGAGCTGCCAGAATCGGTGGCTTTTGTCGAGTCAGCACCAGTCGCTGAACTGATTCGAGAAACCAATACAGAAAGCGATAACCTCTACGCTGAGGTACTTTTACAAACGATCGGGACAGCTATAACCGCACCAACGACATTTAAAATTACGACCAAGGACAATCGGCGCACCGCTGGATTAAAAGTCGTCAACCAAACCCTAGAACAAATTGGGGTAGAACCTGAGAACTATAAGTTGTTCGATGGTTCTGGTTTAGCCCGGATGAATCTCGTCAGTCCTCAGGCTCTAGTGCAAACGCTTCAAGCTATGCATTATCAGCCCAGTGGTCAAATTTACCGCAACTCTTTGCCGATCGCAGGCAAAACTGGCACGCTCAAATATCGTTTCCGCAATACGCCCGCAGCCGGGATCGTTCAAGCGAAAACTGGGACCCTTACCGGTGCCCTGAGCCTCTCTGGATATATCAACCCCAAGCAATATCAACCATTGGCATTCAGCATTTTGCTTAATCAAAGTACAGAATCGAATACAAAACAACGTAAAGCGATCGAGGCAATCGTCTTGCTTCTAACCCAGCTCAAAGACTGTTAA
- a CDS encoding TVP38/TMEM64 family protein: MSVQSGRSPKWIKYVLIAVAVAAVVIVGKQLGVFAWLSSSLQWLLLQVENWGVWAPLGFIAIYNIATVLLIPGSVLTLGSGVLFGVVKGSIIVFIAATLGATFAFLIGRYFARDWVADKVQGNPKFKAIDNAIAREGLKIVLLTRLSPVFPFNLLNYALGITQVSLKDYVIGSLGMIPGTILYVYIGSLAGSVAMIGMEQEIDPQAQMFKWALQIVGFLATVGVTVYVTKIAKAALNDSLEATERVTTGE, encoded by the coding sequence ATGTCCGTGCAAAGTGGGCGATCGCCCAAGTGGATAAAATACGTATTAATTGCTGTCGCCGTTGCCGCTGTGGTGATCGTTGGCAAGCAGCTTGGCGTTTTCGCTTGGCTTTCATCATCCCTCCAGTGGCTCCTGCTACAAGTCGAGAACTGGGGTGTTTGGGCACCACTCGGTTTCATCGCAATTTATAATATTGCCACCGTTCTACTCATCCCCGGATCGGTTCTGACCCTTGGGAGTGGCGTCTTATTTGGTGTCGTGAAGGGCAGCATCATTGTCTTCATCGCAGCCACCCTCGGGGCCACGTTTGCCTTCTTGATTGGCCGCTACTTCGCCCGTGATTGGGTCGCGGATAAGGTTCAAGGCAATCCTAAATTTAAAGCGATCGATAATGCGATCGCCCGCGAAGGTCTCAAGATCGTCTTGCTGACCCGCCTATCCCCGGTCTTCCCCTTTAACTTACTGAACTATGCCCTCGGCATTACGCAAGTCTCACTCAAAGATTATGTGATTGGTTCACTGGGAATGATTCCTGGAACGATTCTCTATGTCTACATCGGTTCTCTGGCCGGTAGTGTCGCCATGATTGGCATGGAGCAGGAAATCGATCCACAAGCCCAAATGTTCAAGTGGGCACTTCAGATTGTCGGCTTCCTCGCCACCGTCGGCGTCACTGTATACGTCACTAAAATTGCCAAAGCGGCATTGAACGATAGCCTCGAAGCAACTGAACGTGTAACAACTGGAGAATAA
- a CDS encoding mercuric reductase, producing MPDTVTVLPVDQYNQTLVNHVHPNDWQNPTPVDQYDLVVIGAGTAGLVVAAGSAGLGIGLKIALIEKHLMGGDCLNVGCVPSKCLISSARVVGDAWDADRLGVHVPTTEVNFPAVMERMRKVRSGISHHDSVQRFADLGIDVYLGGGKFVDDQTVEVGGAQLKFKKAVIATGARAVRPNIPGLEAAGFLTNETVFSLTECPPRLAVIGGGPIGCELAQSFHRLGSKVVLLHKNGHILDKEDPDAAEIIQKKLLEEGMQLELGMQIQKVDVTPAGKVLTFKQNGETKTVTVDEILVGAGRQPNVESLNLEAIGVEYHPRKGVLVNDNLQTNNPKIYAAGDICMNWKFTHAADSAAQIVIKNALFAPFGMGKSKLSDLIMPWVTFTAPEVAHVGLYESQAKEKGIATKQISVPFSTVDRAIADAEETGFVKVLLKEGSDEILGATIVAAHAGEMISEITLAMTNKIGLGKFASVIHPYPTQAEAIKKAAGLYRKGLLTPRTKKILKFLNKLA from the coding sequence ATGCCAGATACTGTAACTGTTCTACCAGTTGATCAATATAACCAAACCCTCGTCAATCACGTTCACCCGAACGATTGGCAAAATCCGACGCCAGTGGACCAGTATGACCTAGTGGTGATCGGGGCAGGAACAGCGGGATTGGTTGTGGCCGCCGGTTCAGCCGGTTTGGGCATCGGCTTAAAAATTGCCCTGATTGAAAAGCACCTGATGGGCGGTGACTGTCTAAATGTCGGCTGTGTCCCGTCGAAATGCTTGATTAGCTCGGCACGGGTCGTCGGCGATGCCTGGGATGCCGATCGGCTCGGGGTGCATGTGCCCACCACAGAAGTCAACTTCCCAGCAGTGATGGAACGGATGCGGAAAGTGCGATCGGGAATCAGTCATCATGACTCCGTGCAACGCTTTGCGGATTTAGGCATTGATGTCTATCTCGGTGGCGGTAAATTCGTTGATGACCAAACCGTTGAAGTCGGGGGCGCACAGCTAAAGTTCAAAAAAGCCGTGATTGCCACTGGGGCACGCGCCGTTCGGCCGAATATTCCGGGCCTCGAAGCAGCAGGATTTTTGACTAACGAAACAGTCTTTTCCCTAACTGAATGCCCTCCACGCTTAGCCGTGATTGGCGGTGGTCCGATCGGCTGTGAACTAGCGCAGTCTTTCCACCGTCTCGGTTCCAAGGTCGTGCTGCTCCATAAGAACGGCCACATTTTGGATAAAGAAGATCCCGACGCCGCTGAGATTATCCAGAAAAAGCTGCTCGAGGAAGGGATGCAGCTCGAACTCGGGATGCAAATCCAAAAAGTCGATGTGACGCCTGCCGGAAAAGTGCTGACCTTCAAGCAAAATGGCGAAACTAAGACCGTTACCGTCGATGAAATTTTGGTTGGTGCGGGTCGGCAACCCAATGTTGAAAGTCTAAATTTGGAAGCGATCGGCGTGGAGTACCATCCACGCAAAGGGGTCTTGGTCAACGACAATCTCCAGACCAATAACCCGAAGATCTATGCCGCTGGCGACATCTGCATGAACTGGAAGTTTACCCACGCAGCGGATTCAGCCGCTCAAATCGTGATTAAGAACGCGTTATTTGCGCCCTTTGGCATGGGTAAATCCAAACTCAGCGATCTGATTATGCCGTGGGTGACATTCACGGCACCAGAAGTCGCTCACGTCGGGCTTTACGAATCCCAAGCGAAAGAGAAGGGCATTGCCACCAAGCAGATTTCTGTGCCCTTTAGCACCGTTGACCGGGCGATCGCCGATGCGGAAGAAACGGGGTTCGTCAAAGTGCTGTTGAAAGAAGGCAGCGATGAAATCTTGGGAGCGACGATCGTTGCGGCCCACGCCGGTGAAATGATTAGCGAAATCACGCTGGCAATGACTAACAAAATTGGCCTAGGCAAGTTTGCTAGCGTCATTCATCCCTATCCGACGCAAGCCGAAGCGATTAAAAAAGCCGCTGGTCTATATCGCAAAGGGTTGCTCACACCCAGAACCAAGAAGATTCTGAAGTTCTTGAATAAGCTGGCCTAA
- a CDS encoding M20 metallopeptidase family protein → MQSALPTITSPQLQQVRLPIRQLLPQLVEWRRQLHQQPELGFQEHQTAAFITQKLTQWGIQHNTGIAKTGIVATIPGDRPGQVLAIRADMDALPVQEENDVPYKSQIDGRMHACGHDGHVTIALGTAYYLSQNPHFAGTVKIIFQPAEEGPGGAAPMIAAGALKQPNVDAIIGLHLWNQLPIGTVGVRTGALMAAVEVFRCTILGKGGHGAIPQQTIDSVVIGAQIVNALQAIVARNIDPIESAVVTVGEFHAGSTVNVIADTARLGGTVRYFNPDYAGYFKARIEQIIAGICQSHGANYELNYEVYYPPVINDGAIADLVRSAAAAVVATPLGVTPNCQTMGGEDMSFFLQAVPGCYFFLGSANPEKGLNFPHHHPRFDFDETALPLGIEIFTRCVEAFLNKTHG, encoded by the coding sequence ATGCAGTCAGCGCTCCCCACCATAACCTCGCCCCAACTTCAGCAAGTCCGACTACCGATTCGGCAACTGCTGCCACAACTGGTGGAATGGCGACGCCAACTGCACCAACAACCCGAACTTGGATTCCAAGAACACCAAACCGCCGCTTTTATCACACAGAAGTTAACGCAATGGGGGATTCAGCACAACACAGGCATCGCCAAAACCGGTATTGTGGCGACGATCCCGGGGGATCGCCCTGGCCAGGTTTTAGCCATTCGGGCCGATATGGATGCGCTGCCAGTCCAGGAGGAAAATGATGTGCCCTACAAGTCACAAATTGATGGTCGCATGCATGCCTGTGGCCATGACGGACATGTGACGATCGCCCTGGGCACCGCCTATTACCTATCGCAGAATCCGCACTTTGCCGGTACAGTCAAAATCATTTTTCAACCCGCCGAAGAAGGACCGGGTGGCGCGGCCCCAATGATCGCAGCGGGTGCGCTCAAACAGCCTAACGTTGACGCAATTATCGGCTTACACCTTTGGAACCAATTACCCATTGGCACGGTGGGGGTTCGTACTGGCGCATTGATGGCGGCGGTAGAAGTCTTTCGTTGCACCATCCTGGGCAAAGGTGGACATGGTGCCATTCCCCAACAAACGATCGATTCGGTGGTAATCGGGGCGCAAATCGTCAATGCCCTCCAAGCGATCGTCGCCCGCAATATTGATCCGATTGAATCGGCTGTGGTCACAGTGGGTGAGTTTCATGCGGGTAGCACCGTTAACGTAATTGCCGATACCGCACGGCTAGGGGGGACGGTCCGTTACTTTAATCCCGACTATGCGGGCTATTTCAAAGCGCGTATCGAGCAAATTATTGCCGGCATTTGTCAAAGCCACGGTGCCAATTACGAACTGAACTACGAGGTCTATTACCCCCCGGTAATTAACGATGGCGCGATCGCCGATTTGGTGCGATCGGCAGCAGCAGCAGTCGTCGCAACACCGCTGGGTGTCACCCCCAACTGCCAAACCATGGGCGGCGAAGATATGTCGTTCTTTCTCCAAGCAGTCCCTGGCTGCTACTTCTTTCTTGGATCCGCAAATCCAGAAAAGGGGCTCAATTTCCCCCACCATCATCCCCGATTTGATTTCGACGAGACAGCTTTACCACTTGGCATCGAAATTTTTACTCGCTGCGTTGAAGCATTTCTCAACAAAACCCATGGTTAA